Proteins from one Synechococcus sp. MU1643 genomic window:
- the tgt gene encoding tRNA guanosine(34) transglycosylase Tgt, which produces MFGFEINAHCANTSARCGTFETPHGPVHTPRFMPVGTLATIKGISTEQLGRTGAQMVLSNTYHLHLQPGEEIVAAAGGLHRFMGWDGPMLTDSGGFQVFSLGDLNKIDDRGVVFRNPRDGRTIDMTPEHATQIQMALGADVAMAFDQCPPYPATENDVNDACRRTHAWLERCVTAHTSEDQALFGIVQGGCFPHLRRESAMAVSSFDLPGIAVGGVSVGEPVEEMHRIVRDVTPLLPTQKPRYLMGIGTLREMAIAVANGIDLFDCVLPTRLGRHGTALVGGERWNLRNARFRHDHTPLDPSCSCVACTGHTRAYLHHLIRSEELLGLTLLSIHNITHLVRFTSAMAKAIRDGCFSEDFAPWEPDSQAHHTW; this is translated from the coding sequence GTGTTCGGCTTCGAGATCAACGCGCATTGCGCCAACACATCAGCACGGTGCGGCACCTTTGAGACACCGCATGGGCCGGTGCACACACCACGCTTCATGCCGGTAGGAACCCTGGCCACCATCAAGGGCATCAGCACCGAGCAACTGGGACGCACGGGAGCCCAGATGGTGCTCTCGAACACCTACCACCTGCACTTGCAGCCGGGCGAGGAGATCGTGGCAGCAGCCGGAGGCCTTCACCGGTTCATGGGCTGGGACGGCCCGATGCTCACCGACTCCGGAGGCTTTCAGGTGTTCAGCCTGGGTGACCTTAACAAGATCGATGACCGTGGCGTGGTGTTCCGAAACCCCCGCGATGGACGCACCATCGACATGACCCCGGAACATGCCACCCAAATCCAGATGGCCCTTGGGGCGGATGTGGCCATGGCCTTCGACCAATGCCCGCCCTATCCGGCGACGGAGAACGACGTCAACGATGCCTGTCGCCGCACCCATGCCTGGCTCGAGCGCTGCGTCACCGCCCACACCAGTGAGGATCAGGCGCTGTTCGGCATCGTTCAGGGCGGTTGTTTCCCGCATCTGCGACGGGAGAGTGCCATGGCCGTCTCCTCCTTTGATCTGCCGGGCATCGCCGTCGGTGGAGTCAGCGTCGGTGAGCCCGTGGAAGAGATGCATCGCATCGTGCGGGATGTCACACCCCTGCTCCCCACACAAAAACCGCGGTACCTGATGGGCATCGGCACCTTGCGCGAGATGGCGATCGCCGTAGCCAACGGCATTGATCTGTTCGACTGCGTCTTGCCCACCCGACTCGGCCGTCACGGCACCGCCCTGGTGGGCGGCGAACGCTGGAACCTGCGCAATGCCCGCTTCCGCCACGACCACACCCCCCTGGATCCGAGCTGCTCCTGTGTGGCCTGCACCGGTCACACCCGGGCCTACCTGCATCACCTGATTCGCAGCGAAGAGCTTCTGGGCCTCACCTTGTTGAGCATTCACAACATCACCCATCTGGTGCGTTTCACCTCGGCCATGGCAAAGGCCATTCGCGACGGCTGTTTTTCAGAGGATTTCGCTCCCTGGGAACCAGACTCACAAGCCCATCACACGTGGTAG
- a CDS encoding photosystem II reaction center protein K: protein MAAFTLDLLAQLPEAYQAFSPLIDILPLIPVFFLLLAFVWQASVGFR, encoded by the coding sequence ATGGCCGCCTTCACCCTCGACCTGCTGGCACAGCTGCCCGAGGCCTATCAGGCCTTCTCTCCGCTGATCGACATTCTTCCGTTGATCCCGGTCTTCTTCCTGCTGCTGGCCTTCGTTTGGCAGGCCTCGGTGGGCTTCCGCTGA
- a CDS encoding WecB/TagA/CpsF family glycosyltransferase → MDSVSTAPDDRRRCQVLGVPVDACRDVCAAALGLHARGGGRIVTLNAEMTMSARADAALGKAIRTADLVIPDGAGVVWALGRQKIRVVKTAGIELAWTLLEYAAVHRWHVALVGASPEVMATLRAALPQRIHGLTLALAVDGYQAPEAWPGIEDQLKALKPDLVLVALGVPRQETWLERVASGQPGLWMGVGGSFDVWAGVKKRAPGWMCRMQVEWLYRLIQEPSRWRRMLSLPAFALKVIRLG, encoded by the coding sequence ATGGACTCTGTCAGCACCGCTCCCGATGACCGTCGCCGCTGCCAGGTGCTAGGCGTGCCGGTCGATGCCTGCCGTGATGTTTGTGCTGCAGCTCTCGGTCTGCATGCGCGGGGTGGCGGACGCATCGTCACCCTGAACGCTGAGATGACGATGTCGGCTCGGGCCGATGCCGCTCTGGGGAAGGCGATCAGAACGGCTGATCTGGTGATCCCCGATGGAGCGGGAGTGGTTTGGGCCCTGGGCCGTCAGAAGATCCGGGTCGTTAAAACGGCGGGAATTGAGCTGGCCTGGACCTTGCTTGAGTACGCCGCAGTCCATCGATGGCATGTGGCGTTAGTGGGCGCATCACCTGAGGTGATGGCAACGCTGCGTGCGGCGTTGCCGCAACGCATCCATGGCCTCACCCTGGCGCTCGCGGTGGATGGTTATCAAGCTCCTGAGGCTTGGCCGGGCATTGAGGATCAGCTCAAGGCTTTGAAGCCGGATCTCGTTTTGGTGGCCCTGGGGGTTCCGCGCCAGGAAACCTGGTTGGAACGCGTGGCATCCGGGCAGCCAGGACTCTGGATGGGTGTCGGCGGCAGTTTTGACGTTTGGGCCGGCGTCAAAAAACGTGCCCCCGGATGGATGTGCCGGATGCAAGTTGAGTGGCTGTATCGGCTAATTCAGGAGCCGTCACGCTGGCGACGCATGCTGTCTTTGCCAGCGTTTGCTCTGAAGGTGATCCGGTTGGGCTGA